A region of Necator americanus strain Aroian chromosome I, whole genome shotgun sequence DNA encodes the following proteins:
- a CDS encoding hypothetical protein (NECATOR_CHRI.G1956.T3): MALKLPTLVIEPEGTLKKVPSNTDSRVSFFLPDELPPEPTSSASLAPPQHYGSSRGSIFESTSRLKKRASHIILEVPVAQLKKINETEGVGSIKRESKHFCDNTTLHGPKRVYYGKKFSFVFWIVMLMVSLVLLTLQVVTLISMYVSHPTVSQVSFLIKDDGIEFPLVTLCNFNPIKKSYIRHINKTHDFSDDLLDYLMEFLIDANTLYGTADRANLHVGEKALESYLMTHPNFTVQEFFMDAGFECEESMMLCSFGGRQFSCCQYMTAMLTNLGKCYTLDLQSSGKDWMEKQMEAGVTAGLQIITDVHLEEQFDGTGDDADPIFSDDFENGYRYYVHAPATVPYLVSEGISVSPSTRVYSAISTNSYILLSAERWGNCTSKWPHDFDSQLPYSAVNCDSICKAKFFNAKCGCSPFTYDIEKSFSLCTPFQTVRCIDDYIRKTVNASDEGGKAETLVVNEGQKSPILARNQVNHYKSHEFNMPRTVEHEQYSEMYQRTIQFVRHCQQHQVAPNIIAKKLLHEISGVSKENRQIHSRATTPAYGNEGKTGSYVLAVEEVLGPSFAHVQSTGPEISRKIVGGLQLVHDRLWVRAKEEERREENGIAERVSLPRTVYKPLNPYPTVDNKFLVFATSTYSVLERFSKRLINLNLAVAQRRGLLEIRNLCVAEKIQVSVSDKGGEFVLLSRELDVAITRQHLGDEDDRRMS; the protein is encoded by the exons ATGGCTTTGAAACTACCGACGCTTGTTATCGAGCCGGAgggaactttgaaaaaagtgccATCGAACACAGATAGTAGG gtgtctttttttctgcctgaTGAACTTCCACCCGAGCCTACTAGTTCTGCTTCACTTGCGCCGCCACAACATTA CGGCTCATCTCGTGGATCGATATTCGAATCCACAAGTCGTCTCAAAAAACGGGCATCACATATAATATTGGAAGTTCCGGTGGctcagttgaaaaaaatcaatgaaactGAAGGAGTTGGATCGATTAAGAGGGAATCGAAGCATTTTTGCG ACAATACTACATTGCATGGTCCTAAGCGTGTGTACTATGGCAAAAAGTTCTCATTTGTGTTCTGGATCGTAATGTTGATGGTCTCATTAGTGTTATTAACACTGCAAGTCGTTACGCTAATATCCATGTACGTTAGCCATCCTACCGTATCTCAG GTTTCATTTCTAATCAAAGACGATGGAATTGAGTTCCCGTTGGTTACATTATGCAACTTCAATCCAATAAAAAAGAGCTACATAAGAC ATATAAACAAGACTCATGATTTCTCCGACGATCTTCTTGATTATCTTATGGAGTTCTTGATTGATGCCAACACACTGTACGGTACAGCTGATAGGGCGAATTTGCATGTGG GTGAAAAAGCTCTCGAATCGTATCTGATGACACATCCTAACTTTACCGTCCAGGAATTTTTTATGGATGCTGG GTTTGAGTGCGAAGAATCTATGATGCTCTGCTCTTTTGGGGGTCGGCAGTTCAGTTGTTGTCAGTACATGACAGCAATGTTGACAAACCTAGGAAAGTGTTACAC CTTGGATCTGCAGAGCTCCGGGAAAGACTGGATGGAAAAACAGATGGAAGCCGGTGTAACCGCTGG ACTGCAGATAATAACAGATGTGCATCTTGAGGAGCAGTTTGACGGAACTGGTG ACGATGCCGACCCAATATTTTCggatgattttgaaaatggCTACCGCTACTATGTGCATGCTCCTGCGACAGTACCGTACCTTGTGTCTGAAGGTATCAGTGTTTCTCCAAGTACACGAGTATATTCAGCGATCTCAACGAACAGT TATATTCTGCTCTCAGCTGAACGATGGGGTAACTGCACTTCAAAATGGCCGCATGATTTTGATTCGCAGCTACCGTATTCCGCGGTGAATTGCGATTCGATATGCAAGGCAAAGTTCTTCAATGCAAAGTGCGGATGCAGCCCATTTACCTACGACATCGAGAAAT cattttccCTGTGCACTCCCTTTCAGACCGTACGATGTATTGATGACTATATAAGAAAAACAGTTAACG CCTCTGACGAAGGCGGTAAGGCCGAAACGTTAGTTGTTAATGAAGGCCAGAAATCACCAATCTTGGCCAGAAATCAAGTAAATCATTATAAAAGCCACgaattcaacatgccaaggacagtcgaacatgaaCAATACTCAGAGATGTACCA ACGGACCATCCAATTTGTTCGCCACTGTCAACAACATCAGGTTGCACCTAATATTATAGCCAAAAAGCTACTTCACGAGATAAGCGGTGTCTCCAAAGAAAACCGGCAGATACACAGTCGAGCAACAACTCCTGCTTATGGTAATGAAGGGAAGACAGGATCATATGTTCTCGCTGTTGAAGAA GTTCTCGGCCCTAGTTTTGCACATGTGCAATCAACAGGTCCGGAGATATCACGCAAGATCGTGGGCGGCCTCCAATTGGTTCATGATAGGTTGTGGGtgagagcaaaagaagaagagcgaagagaagaaaacggaATAGCTGAGCGAGTATCATTGCCGCGTACAGTGTATAAACCACTGAACCCCTACCCTACTGTAGACAACAAGTTCCTTGTGTTTGCAACATCAACATACTCCGTTTTGGAGCGTTTCTCGAAAAGACTTATCAATCTCAACCTCGCTGTTGCGCAACGCCGAGGCTTACTTGAGATTCGAAATCTTTGTGTAGCTGAGAAGATCCAGGTTTCCGTTAGTGACAAGGGAGGGGAATTTGTTCTCTTATCACGTGAACTAGACGTAGCGATAACGAGACAACACCTTGGGGATGAAGACGACCGACGAATGAGTTAG